The proteins below come from a single Yamadazyma tenuis chromosome 5, complete sequence genomic window:
- a CDS encoding uncharacterized protein (COG:S; EggNog:ENOG503P0UP), protein MTSAHTQFNYNRRSSASSPYTIPAKHHHQYGTGVPHYSQHHRSFSQGHQTRPVFRPDNGEAIEDTTDEAAMSSSVPTLSREFVARRISEGESGRLKEELKCEACGKGYKHISSLAKHLWEHTPEWNVTKKLLISKHQQVQLLEAASILVGMTDKDVAESPGVFDSSSRRNSLFQDDDTPVHGRKNSVSQYPPSSSSATSSTSPPTVPVDSYLVKDEASVSFVAGGYLDSKAGFSDVHSESNTHSRLDSVSYKHSSTPNMPMISPRSHNWVDDEDIVGKME, encoded by the coding sequence ATGACGTCGGCACATACCCAGTTCAATTACAACCGACGCAGCTCTGCGTCATCGCCGTACACAATCCCCGCCAAGCACCATCACCAGTATGGAACCGGTGTACCTCATTACTCTCAGCATCACCGGAGTTTTAGTCAAGGTCACCAGACGAGGCCGGTATTTCGACCGGATAATGGCGAGGCCATAGAAGACACTACCGATGAGGCGGCGATGTCGTCGTCGGTACCAACGCTCTCACGAGAGTTTGTGGCCCGTCGTATCAGCGAAGGTGAATCAGGTCGTctaaaagaagaattgaaatGCGAGGCTTGTGGGAAAGGCTACAAACACATTCTGTCACTTGCCAAACACCTATGGGAGCACACACCCGAATGGAACGTCACCAAGAAGCTTCTCATCTCCAAACATCAGCAGGTGCAATTACTTGAAGCTGCGAGTATTTTGGTGGGAATGACTGACAAAGACGTGGCGGAGTCTCCCGGGGTGTTTGACAGCAGTAGCAGGCGAAATAGTCTTTTCCAAGACGACGATACGCCTGTGCATGGCAGAAAGAACTCGGTTTCTCAATACCCTCCATCATCCTCATCTGCTACATCGTCCACATCTCCACCCACCGTACCAGTGGACTCGTACTTAGTAAAAGACGAGGCCTCGGTCCTGTTTGTCGCCGGCGGCTACTTGGACTCGAAGGCCGGTTTTTCAGATGTGCATTCTGAATCAAATACCCACTCCCGTTTAGATTCGGTTTCCTACAAGCATTCAAGCACCCCCAACATGCCGATGATATCACCACGATCACACAACTGGGTCGATGACGAAGATATCGTGGGCAAGATGGAATAA
- the RPL34B gene encoding 60S ribosomal protein eL34 (EggNog:ENOG503P2ZU; COG:J): MAGRVTFRRRNPYNTKSNKIKVVKTPGGKLVAHHLKKLTARPKCGDCGSALAGVSTLRPREYAQVSKTHKTVQRAYGGSRCANCTKERVVRAFLIEEQKIVKRVLKEKEEKEKKAAAKKSSK, encoded by the exons atggCCGGACGTGTTACtttcagaagaagaaatccaT AcaacaccaaatccaacaagATTAAGGTCGTTAAGACCCCAGGTGGAAAGTTGGTTGCCcaccacttgaagaagctcacTGCTAGACCAAAGTGTGGTGACTGTGGATCTGCTTTGGCTGGTGTCTCCACCTTGAGACCAAGAGAATACGCCCAAGTTTCCAAGACTCACAAGACTGTCCAAAGAGCTTACGGTGGTTCCAGATGTGCTAACTGTACCAAGGAAAGAGTCGTCAGAGCTTTCTTGATCGAGGAACAAAAGATAGTTAAGAGagtgttgaaggaaaaggaagaaaaggaaaagaaggctGCTGCCAAGAAATCCAGCAAGTAA
- the ILV3 gene encoding dihydroxy-acid dehydratase ilv3 (COG:E; EggNog:ENOG503NUBR): MKQFVRAFAQTAMRSSKKLNKYSSIVTEDVSQGASQAMLYATGFTDEDMGKAQIGVGSVWWTGNPCNMHLMDLNHICTASVNKAGMKGMQFNSIGVSDGITNGTEGMKYSLQSREIIADSFETMTLAQMYDGNIAIPSCDKNMPGVLMAMGRHNRPSIMMYGGTILPGETTCGQNNPNMPKKVDIVSAFQSFGQYLSKQISNEERMDIIKHSCPGPGACGGMYTANTMSSAAEVLGLSLPYSSSAPAVSAKKREECDNIGYAIKHLLEIDLKPRDIITKTSFENAITYVIATGGSTNAVLHLIAIASSFDIEITIDDFQRISDATPLICDFRPSGKYVMADLHDFGGTPAVMKLLLEEGFLDGSQLTVTGKTIAENLKELPGLPEGQDIVRPINNPLKSTGHLQILKGSLAPGGAVGKITGKEGTYFKGTARVFDKEEGFIAALGEGQIKKGEKTVCVIRNEGPKGGPGMPEMLKPSSAIMGYGLGKDVALLTDGRFSGGSHGFLIGHVTPEAAVGGPVGLVEDGDEIIIDAENNRLDLLVSEEILAERRKKWSPPEPRYKRGTLFKYSKLVTDASKGCVTDL; encoded by the coding sequence ATGAAGCAGTTTGTCAGGGCGTTTGCTCAGACAGCCATGaggctgctgaagaagctcaacaaATACTCGTCGATTGTTACGGAAGATGTCAGTCAAGGTGCCTCACAAGCCATGTTGTACGCTACAGGCTTCACCGATGAAGATATGGGTAAAGCTCAAATCGGAGTGGGGTCCGTGTGGTGGACCGGAAATCCTTGTAATATGCAtttgatggacttgaaccATATTTGTACCGCTAGTGTGAACAAGGCTGGAATGAAAGGGATGCAATTTAACTCGATCGGAGTGTCTGACGGTATTACCAACGGAACTGAGGGTATGAAATACTCATTACAGTCAAGAGAAATCATCGCTGACTCTTTTGAAACCATGACTTTGGCCCAGATGTACGACGGGAACATCGCCATTCCTTCGTGTGATAAGAATATGCCCGGGGTGTTGATGGCTATGGGAAGACACAATAGACCATCCATCATGATGTATGGAGGTACCATTTTACCCGGTGAAACCACCTGTGGCCAGAACAACCCCAATATGCCCAAGAAGGTGGACATTGTGTCGGCTTTCCAGAGTTTCGGACAATACTTGTCAAAACAAATCAGTAACGAAGAAAGAATGGATATCATCAAGCACTCATGTCCTGGACCAGGTGCTTGTGGTGGTATGTACACCGCCAACACCATGTCGAGTGCTGCTGAGGTATTGGGATTGTCGTTGCCATACTCGTCGTCGGCACCCGCTGTTTCTGCCAAAAAGAGGGAAGAATGTGACAACATTGGTTATGCGATCAAGCACTTGTTGGAAATTGACTTGAAACCAAGagatatcatcaccaagaCGTCGTTTGAAAACGCCATCACCTACGTTATTGCTACCGGTGGATCCACCAATGCTGTCTTGCACTTGATTGCCATTGCATCGTCTTTTGACATTGAGATCACCATCGATGATTTCCAGAGAATCAGTGATGCAACACCTTTGATCTGTGATTTCAGACCAAGTGGTAAGTACGTCATGGCCGACTTACACGACTTCGGAGGTACTCCTGCTGtcatgaagttgttgttggaagaaggATTTTTGGATGGTTCACAGTTGACTGTCACCGGGAAGACCATTgctgaaaacttgaaagaattgCCAGGGTTACCCGAAGGCCAAGATATTGTCAGACCTATTAACAACCCCTTGAAGTCTACCGGACATTTGCAAATTTTGAAGGGTTCTTTGGCTCCGGGTGGTGCTGTTGGTAAGATCACTGGTAAAGAAGGTACTTACTTCAAAGGTACTGCCAGAGTTTTCGACAAGGAAGAAGGATTTATTGCTGCTTTGGGTGAAGGACAGATCAAAAAGGGTGAGAAGACCGTGTGCGTCATCAGAAACGAAGGTCCTAAAGGTGGCCCAGGTATGCCTGAAATGTTGAAGCCCAGTAGTGCAATCATGGGTTACGGTTTAGGTAAGGATGTTGCCTTGTTGACTGACGGAAGATTCTCTGGAGGTTCTCATGGTTTCTTGATTGGGCACGTGACTCCCGAGGCCGCTGTTGGTGGACCTGTTGGTTTGGTggaagatggagatgaaatcatcatcgaTGCCGAGAACAATAGGTTGGATTTGTTGGTAAGTGAAGAGATCTTGGCggagagaagaaagaagtgGTCTCCTCCAGAACCAAGATACAAAAGAGGtactttgttcaagtaccTGAAGTTGGTGACCGACGCCTCTAAAGGTTGTGTCACCGATTTGTGA
- the apm1 gene encoding AP-1 adaptor complex mu subunit Apm1 (COG:U; EggNog:ENOG503NVTZ), giving the protein MASQIHFLDIKGKSLLSRDYRGDIDTSAIEKFPLLLLELENTSNSTGSATDDSNYRPFIHHQGVNYVFINHNNLYICALTLKNENIMSIIIFLSKLVEVLTQYFKHLEEESIRDNFVIIYELLDEMMDFGLAQTTDTKILKEYITQDYYKLIRNTPSRVVQPPNAVTNSVSWRKEGIFYKKNEAFLDVIESINMLINANGQVLNSEILGEVKIKSHLSGMPDLRLGLNDKGIFNTNEETGGSTNAKGIEMEDIKFHQCVRLSKFENERIITFIPPDGEFTLMSYRLSSTQFLMKPLIAVNCKTKVHKHSRIEILCSVKASIKKKSTANNVEIVIPIPDDADTPKFVPEYGTVKWIPEKSCIIWKLKTFPGGKSYHMKAELGLPAVDNDDNYILKKPIKVNFSIPYFTTSGIQVRYLRINEPKLQYQSYPWVRYITQSGEDYTIRTK; this is encoded by the coding sequence ATGGCATCCCAGATTCATTTTTTGGATATCAAGGGCAAGTCCTTGTTGTCCAGAGACTACAGAGGCGACATAGACACCAGTGCTATAGAAAAGTTCCCGcttttgttgttggagttggaaaataCATCCAACTCCACCGGCTCAGCAACGGATGATTCGAATTATAGACCCTTCATACATCACCAAGGAGTCAACTATGTGTTCATAAATCACAACAACCTTTACATATGTGCATTgacattgaagaatgaAAACATCATGTCCATTATAATATTTTTATCCAAGCTCGTGGAAGTTTTGACTCAATATTTCAAAcacttggaagaagaatctATCAGAGATAACTTTGTAATTATCTACGAATTGCTTGATGAAATGATGGACTTTGGGTTGGCTCAAACCACGGACACAAAGATATTGAAAGAATACATCACGCAGGATTACTATAAATTGATCAGAAATACACCGTCTAGAGTTGTCCAGCCGCCCAACGCTGTGACCAACTCGGTTAGTTGGAGAAAAGAAGGCATTTTCTACAAGAAGAACGAAGCGTTTTTGGATGTCATCGAATCTATCAATATGTTGATCAATGCCAATGGCCAGGTGTTGAATAGCGAGATCTTGGGAGaagtcaaaatcaagtctCATTTGAGCGGTATGCCTGACTTGAGATTGGGCTTGAACGATAAAGGTATATTCAACACCAATGAGGAGACCGGTGGCAGCACCAATGCTAAAGGTATTGAGATGGAAGACATCAAGTTTCATCAGTGTGTTAGATTGTCGAAGTTTGAAAACGAGAGAATCATCACATTCATTCCTCCGGATGGGGAGTTCACATTAATGTCTTATCGGTTGTCTTCTACGcaatttttgatgaagccaTTGATTGCCGTGAACTGCAAAACCAAGGTTCACAAGCATTCGAGAATTGAAATCTTGTGCTCGGTGAAAGCACTGATCAAAAAGAAGTCCACTGCCAATAACGTGGAGATTGTTATTCCAATTCCTGATGATGCCGATACTCCTAAGTTTGTTCCTGAGTATGGGACAGTCAAATGGATCCCAGAGAAGTCGTGTATCATTTGGAAGTTGAAGACATTCCCCGGTGGTAAACTGTACCATATGAAAGCCGAATTGGGCTTGCCAGCCGTTGATAACGATGACAACTACATCTTAAAGAAGCCTATTAAGGTGAATTTTTCCATTCCTTATTTCACCACATCCGGAATCCAAGTGAGGTACTTGAGAATCAATGAGCCTAAGTTACAATACCAAAGTTATCCATGGGTCAGGTACATAACTCAATCTGGTGAAGATTACACCATCAGAACCAAGTAG
- a CDS encoding ubiquitin-conjugating enzyme (EggNog:ENOG503P6FK; COG:O), which translates to MAEKRLFKELNQLSKVAPNYSNHQILSLAPKDVESSVYEWQSVICKPSKIDSKFYHNGQWTLNISVPQQYPIVPPKISFSGATPIFHPNINVDTGEICLDILKSESWTPAWNLEHLVVAILVLIDDPEPDSPLNIDSANLFRHDKAGFESFAQYTIWKHGTFYEGERARSGAKAGQQDDIISQDQELEIALQENSSKSINVIKDVGKQITQEFINKVDEITHSKQNSVDSIDHNVDYNNAKKYIAEKVNRQVLELCSKSVSPVNEIEGPEEPLDPIVEGEKLRFLQEVDSKVQSFSDAAKEASASEKVSTVSSTSSKDNETISAQSSHSNVDKLKKSMSIRSFRSDTSGGSSNKKKHKKRDKLKEFLKRTEEQKK; encoded by the coding sequence ATGGCAGAAAAAAGACTTTTTAAAGAGCTTAACCAGCTATCCAAGGTTGCACCCAACTATAGTAACCATCAGATACTAAGTCTCGCTCCAAAGGATGTGGAATCAAGTGTTTATGAATGGCAGTCGGTTATTTGCAAGCCGTCTAAAATTGACTCCAAATTCTATCATAATGGCCAGTGGACTTTGAATATCTCAGTTCCCCAACAGTACCCCATAGTTCCCCCCAAGATCTCCTTCAGTGGTGCCACTCCCATTTTCCATCCTAATATCAACGTTGACACTGGTGAAATCTGCTTGGATATCTTAAAGTCCGAAAGCTGGACTCCAGCATGGAACCTTGAGCATCTTGTGGTTGCGATTCTCGTGCTTATTGATGATCCTGAACCCGATTCACCGTTGAATATCGATCTGGCGAACTTATTTCGTCACGATAAGGCCGGCTTCGAAAGTTTTGCTCAATACACCATCTGGAAACATGGAACATTCTACGAAGGAGAGCGAGCTAGAAGTGGAGCCAAGGCCGGCCAGCAAGACGATATAATACTGcaagatcaagaacttgaaatcgCGTTGCAAGAGAATTCCTCTAAGTCGATCAATGTCATAAAAGATGTGGGTAAGCAGATCACCCAggagttcatcaacaaggtggaTGAAATCACCCATTCCAAGCAGAATTCAGTTGATTCCATTGACCACAACGTCGACTACAACAACGCAAAGAAATATATTGCTGAAAAGGTGAACCGGCAAGTTTTGGAGCTTTGCTCCAAATCGGTGTCACCAGTTAATGAAATCGAAGGGCCAGAAGAACCTTTGGATCCCATAGTTGAGGGCGAGAAGCTTCGGTTTCTCCAGGAGGTGGACTCGAAGGTGCAACTGTTTTCCGATGCCGCCAAAGAAGCCAGTGCCAGTGAAAAAGTCTCCACTGTCAGCAGTACCAGCTCCAAAGACAACGAAACCATTTCCGCCCAATCGTCCCACAGCAATGtcgacaagttgaagaagtcgatGTCGATTCGTAGTTTCCGTTCGGATACGTCTGGGGGCTCCAGTAATAAAAAGAAGCACAAGAAGCGTgataagttgaaggagttcttgaagagaacagaagaacagaagaagtag
- the BIM1 gene encoding microtubule integrity protein mal3 (EggNog:ENOG503NZ7G; BUSCO:EOG09264KO7; COG:Z): protein MVGESRTELLKWLNNTLDLSYTKVEQCGNGAAYCQLMDSIYQDVPMARVKMGAKTDYDCSTNMKILQASFQKHGVSRNIDVDRIIKCRLQDNLELLQWLKKYWMERKDLNIEYDAVGRRQGRTAAPTPGSSRQVSSAGGSVRSVSASSRAPSAVGSRINAGPRSISGPVSSSISNGSSGGATATSAKVVQLTKQLAEARTHIEELTAELQHVKEERDPLEIERNFFYNKLISIEELVNITKEAVANNQQTVVLGDRTIGAGSMELIDEVYAILCATQEGFEISNGDDDGVVAADVEMSVEADRFNLEAETF from the coding sequence ATGGTTGGGGAATCAAGAACAGAGCTACTCAAGTGGCTCAACAATACTTTGGACCTCTCGTACACCAAAGTCGAGCAGTGTGGAAATGGTGCAGCGTATTGTCAGCTCATGGACTCGATTTATCAGGATGTGCCTATGGCCCGAGTTAAGATGGGGGCTAAAACCGATTACGACTGCTCGACCAACATGAAGATTCTTCAGGCTTCGTTTCAAAAACACGGCGTGTCACGTAACATCGATGTGGACAGAATCATCAAGTGCCGGCTCCAGGACAACTTGGAGCTTTTGCAATGGCTCAAAAAGTATTGGATGGAAAGGAAGGATTTGAACATCGAATATGACGCTGTCGGTAGACGACAGGGAAGAACTGCAGCCCCCACGCCTGGGTCGAGCCGCCAAGTCAGCAGTGCTGGTGGCAGTGTGAGATCGGTGCTGGCGTCGTCACGGGCGCCGTCTGCCGTTGGAAGTCGTATTAATGCCGGTCCCAGAAGCATCAGCGGAcctgtttcttcaagcatAAGCAATGGTTCCTCCGGCGGTGCCACGGCCACCAGTGCAAAAGTGGTGCAGCTAACCAAGCAGTTGGCGGAGGCCAGAACTCATATCGAGGAGTTGACGGCCGAATTGCAGCATGTCAAAGAGGAAAGAGACCCGTTGGAAATCGAACGCAACTTCTTCTACAATAAACTTATCAGCATCGAAGAACTCGTCAATATTACCAAAGAGGCGGTGGCCAACAACCAACAAACAGTGGTGTTGGGAGACCGGACCATTGGTGCTGGGTCGATGGAACTTATCGATGAGGTGTATGCGATTCTATGTGCTACCCAGGAGGGGTTTGAAATTAGTAACGGAGACGACGATGGGGTGGTTGCTGCCGATGTCGAAATGTCGGTGGAGGCCGACCGATTCAATCTCGAGGCCGAAACTTTTTAG
- a CDS encoding uncharacterized protein (COG:S; EggNog:ENOG503P5ED; BUSCO:EOG09265K5D): MSTLSKVTLGTSIAFAVGSFVFINYSQQTERESLREGPIRDAKRLEQRFQNNRKLMRNDLEHQQQIKLKQQFESVQPLTGEVIRGAPQDDDA; the protein is encoded by the coding sequence ATGTCTACATTATCCAAGGTCACCCTAGGCACCTCCATAGCATTTGCTGTGGGGTCGTTTGTGTTCATCAACTACTCCCAGCAGACGGAGCGGGAGTCGCTCAGAGAAGGGCCCATCCGGGACGCCAAACGTTTGGAGCAACGGTTCCAGAATAATCGGAAGCTCATGCGGAACGACCTCGAGCACCAACAACAGATCAAATTGAAACAGCAGTTCGAAAGCGTCCAGCCGTTGACGGGCGAGGTAATCCGTGGGGCGCCACAGGACGATGACGCCTGA
- the MMF1 gene encoding Protein mmf1, mitochondrial (EggNog:ENOG503P43C; COG:J): MFNRNLVRTLTSSTRRMSSKLESVRTYDAPPPAASYSQAIKANGFVYVSGQIPYTSENKPLPEGSSTIDEAERVIQNVKAVLEASNSGLEYIVKNTVFLTDMAQFAEFNQVYSKYFSDHKPARSCVAVKQLPLGCLLEMEAIAVEKDSSKL; this comes from the exons ATGTTCAACCGTAACTTAGTCAGAACCCTTACCTCCTCCACCAGAAGAATGTCTTCCAAGTTAGAATCC GTTAGAACCTACGACGCCCCACCTCCAGCTGCCTCCTACTCCCAGGCCATCAAGGCTAATG GTTTTGTCTACGTTTCAGGCCAAATCCCATACACCTCTGAGAACAAGCCGTTGCCCGAAGGGTCCTCTACCATCGACGAAGCTGAAAGAGTCATTCAAAACGTCAAGGCTGTTTTGGAAGCCTCCAACTCTGGTTTGGAGTACATCGTCAAAAATACCGTGTTTTTGACTGATATGGCCCAATTCGCTGAGTTCAACCAGGTTTACTCAAAGTACTTTTCCGACCACAAGCCCGCAAGATCATGTGTAGCCGTCAAACAGTTACCTTTGGGCTGCttgttggaaatggaaGCCATTGCTGTTGAAAAGGACAGTTCCAAGTTGTAG
- the PCL7 gene encoding cyclin-like protein interacting with PHO85 (COG:S; EggNog:ENOG503NW3Y; BUSCO:EOG09263L00), whose protein sequence is MMNLDSSESQEFQKPKVSNLTKNLQNHGFPTHPPNNSSASASGTFIPPAGQPPPAVQQTQGSFQNSFQPQQNSYQPLQGSFHASYTSEPFKRDSLSYIPSSHNTPNMVSSSYSSNNSYNKYSFRPSHSIPTTNLNVDNNVIPNFQHTSGSTNQNLQQHQHQQQRPSPLHQHSFTTSDNSLTNIVPTPPQAINYVTEPDHYMTYGEFFSNLSLADGNDEEHINIVDYPVNDLILMLSCLLTKIIEANDKLHPNHFDSTIAIRQKLKEEKRQKKLQRKQHHQHQEDLQQKQQDPNRINVNESIIEDDSSDGDEEDEMKNRYLANVLAFHGTNVPGISLHAYLSRVLKYCPVTNEVFLSLLVYFDRIAKKANNLKKEGDPDGEQLFVMDSYNIHRLIISGITVSSKFFSDIFYKNLRYAKVGGLPLEELNYLELQFLLLLDFKLMISVEDLQNYGDLLLRFWKREQITNELVHNTSIDTIPPSTDSGSQLPSQQSNSSEVQPQPQQTHS, encoded by the exons atgatgaacttggactcATCTGAGTCCCAGGAGTTCCAAAAACCAAAGGTGTCgaacttgaccaagaatCTCCAGAACCACGGGTTTCCTACCCACCCACCCAATAATAGCTCGGCTTCAGCTTCAGGGACATTTATTCCGCCAGCG GGCCAGCCGCCACCGGCGGTCCAGCAGACCCAGGGATCGTTCCAGAATTCGTTCCAGCCTCAACAGAACTCGTACCAGCCGCTCCAAGGCTCATTCCATGCCAGTTATACGTCTGAACCCTTCAAACGTGATTCTTTGAGCTATATTCCTTCTTCCCATAATACTCCCAATATGGTCAGCTCATCGTAttcatccaacaactcctACAACAAGTACAGTTTCCGGCCCTCACACTCGATTcctaccaccaacttgaacgtCGATAATAACGTGATCCCCAACTTCCAGCATACCTCGGGCCTGACCAaccaaaaccttcaacagcaccagcaccagcaacAGAGACCACTGCCATTGCACCAGCATTCGTTCACCACCAGCGATAATCTGTTGACCAACATCGTCCCTACACCGCCACAGGCCATCAACTACGTGACGGAGCCTGATCACTACATGACGTACGGAGAGTTTTTCAGTAACTTGTCACTAGCAGATGGTAATGACGAGGAACACATCAACATTGTCGATTACCCTGTGAacgacttgatcttgatgCTTTCATgcttgttgaccaagataATCGAGGCTAACGATAAGCTCCATCCCAACCACTTTGACAGTACCATCGCCATTCGccagaagttgaaggaggaAAAGCGCCAGAAGAAGCTCCAGAGGAAGCAGCACCATCagcatcaagaagatcttcaacAGAAGCAACAGGATCCCAACAGGATCAATGTCAATGAGTCGATAATAGAGGATGATAGTCTGGACGgggatgaagaagatgagatgaaaaatagatacttggccaatgtGCTTGCATTCCATGGAACCAACGTCCCTGGAATCTCGCTCCATGCGTATCTTTCGAGGGTGTTGAAGTATTGTCCGGTAACAAATGAGGTGTTTCTTTCACTTTTGGTGTATTTTGACCGGATAGCCAAGAAggccaacaacttgaagaaagaaggtGACCCCGACGGCGAGCAATTGTTTGTGATGGATTCGTACAATATCCACCGGTTGATTATTTCAGGTATAACCGTTTCGTCTAAGTTCTTTTCTGACATCTTCTACAAGAATCTCCGGTACGCCAAGGTCGGGGGCCTACCATTAGAGGAATTAAATTACTTGGAGTTACAATTCTTATTGCTTCTTGACTTCAAGCTCATGATCTCGGTGGAAGATTTGCAGAACTATGGAGATCTACTTTTGAGGTTCTGGAAACGGGAACAAATcaccaacgagttggtCCATAACACTAGCATTGATACTATTCCTCCAAGTACCGATTCGGGATCACAGCTCCCAAGCCAACAATCCAACTCCAGTGAAGTGCAGCCGCAACCTCAGCAGACGCACAGTTAA
- a CDS encoding uncharacterized protein (EggNog:ENOG503Q3QR; COG:S): MSSTVSLTHRNNKNLVKALVRFVNLKVARPSLKAFIFAYLYVTLPKVINHISIAIKKKDYKSILPRILKVITKAFHPFKFPAFAASLIAIINILEPIVARFLRVSKRFHGTTETVFVATFISSFIAASVSFPQFQNHIIGYGRFLSLDLTLLVLSRAIDTTLSSTLSAVLPPFFQQFGDGLLFIASCTPIMYSWFFRPDRLPPAYRKWITSAANMDDEIVGVLKSLHDGTVKYGEKSDYLADYCERYGQDPAQADFSQDSPLPCKTVHAFKTSNCEVHALWRFVRGFKFAFKLYGSINAFMLLIPKKNIAMTLRLRRALQSSIRSSCFLGAFIALDWYGVCLTRTRLFPKLFPEVPKQTWDITWGPAVGAFLCGFSSFVESAQRRKELALFVFPRALGTLVPTEATDKNLLIERFTFSMSMAILVAYCKKNPKSVRGIFGKGLTAVMSISS, from the coding sequence ATGTCAAGTACCGTTTCCTTAACTCATagaaacaacaagaacttggtcAAGGCATTGGTTCGATTTGTCAACCTCAAGGTGGCCCGCCCATCCCTCAAGGCATTTATCTTTGCCTATTTGTACGTTACTCTCCCCAAAGTGATCAATCATATTCTGATAGCTATCAAGAAAAAGGACTACAAGCTGATATTACCCCGAATTTTGAAGGTCATCACCAAAGCTTTCCATCCATTCAAGTTCCCAGCATTCGCTGCCTCGTTAATCGCCATCATAAACATCCTTGAGCCAATAGTTGCAAGATTCCTCCGCGTATCCAAACGGTTCCACGGGACCACCGAGACGGTGTTTGTGGCTACGTTCATCTCGTCGTTCATCGCTGCCAGTGTGTCATTCCCTCAGTTCCAGAACCACATCATTGGCTACGGGCGGTTCTTGTCGTTGGACTTAACGCTTTTGGTGCTCAGCAGAGCCATCGATACCACACTTTCATCGACGTTATCGGCGGTGTTGCCGCCATTCTTCCAGcagtttggtgatgggttGTTGTTCATCGCCTCGTGCACGCCCATCATGTATTCGTGGTTCTTCCGTCCCGATAGGCTTCCTCCCGCGTACAGAAAGTGGATCACCTCGGCGGCGAATATGGACGACGAAATTGTCGGGGTCCTCAAGAGCCTCCACGATGGTACCGTCAAGTACGGGGAAAAATCAGATTATTTGGCCGATTATTGTGAGCGGTACGGCCAAGACCCCGCCCAGGCGGACTTCTCTCAGGACTCGCCGTTGCCCTGTAAAACGGTGCATGCGTTCAAGACTTCCAACTGTGAGGTACATGCGCTCTGGCGGTTTGTACGTGGATTCAAGTTCGCCTTTAAGTTATACGGAAGTATCAATGCGTTTATGTTGTTGATACCGAAGAAAAACATCGCCATGACGCTTCGATTGAGGCGGGCCCTTCAACTGTCGATTCGGTCGTCGTGCTTCTTGGGAGCATTCATTGCTCTTGACTGGTACGGTGTTTGTCTCACCCGGACCCGACTTTTCCCCAAGTTGTTCCCCGAGGTGCCCAAACAGACGTGGGACATTACGTGGGGCCCAGCAGTGGGAGCTTTTCTTTGTGGATTCAGCAGTTTTGTGGAATCTGCGCAGCGCCGGAAGGAATTGGCACTTTTCGTGTTTCCTCGAGCCCTTGGAACCCTTGTTCCTACTGAGGCTACCGACAAGAACTTGCTCATCGAACGATTCACGTTTTCCATGAGTATGGCCATTCTTGTAGCCTACTGTAAGAAGAACCCTAAGTCAGTCAGAGGTATCTTCGGTAAGGGTCTTACTGCCGTAATGTCCATTAGTAGCTAG